One region of Miscanthus floridulus cultivar M001 chromosome 19, ASM1932011v1, whole genome shotgun sequence genomic DNA includes:
- the LOC136526048 gene encoding uncharacterized protein: protein MEPLTEENKILREALSLSEKSIQRAQREWDLTESNSWDLEHQNGVLSEQLTALSEQLKKTSEELAIVSEELKKMSEQLSKKNGELDSKTEQLDRKCQQLEDVSKLKSGILFHTIARCRTPPASPTVEQIRQEKMKESERADKLAEELKDYRHKTKAQFDVLMQEAKV from the exons atggagcccctcactgaggaaaataagatactccgggaggctttaagtctttcggagaaaagtattcagagggcccagcgcgagtggGACCTTACGGAGTCAAACTCGTGGGACCTTGAGCATCAGaatggggttctgtccgagcAACTAACGGCTTTGTCCGAGCAGTTGAAGAAGACATCCGAGGAGCtggcgattgtatccgaggaacttaagaaaatgtccgagcagttgagcaagaaaaatggagaactcgatagtaaaactgaacagctcgaccggaagtgccagcagttggaggatgtaTCTAAGTTGAAATCTGGTATTCTTTTTCATACAAT agcaagatgcagaactccaCCAGCTTCGCCAACCGTCGAacaaatccgacaagagaaaaTGAAGGAGTCGGAGCGAGCTGACAAACTGGCtgaagaattgaaag attatcgacataaaaccaaggcacagtttgatgtgctgatGCAAGAAGCCAAAGTCTAG